Proteins from a single region of Palaemon carinicauda isolate YSFRI2023 chromosome 1, ASM3689809v2, whole genome shotgun sequence:
- the LOC137645540 gene encoding protein fem-1 homolog A-like, with product MGSTECSFVCVTQIFSVQKVSCVEKSQEGWGTLLTTAATLGHTKCLKILVEDYYAHLDEVVSGGGAKDANRLYYNPLRVASTYGHFDIVKLLLEYGIDVDAKDSKGITCLMMAAYNRRRKILKYLIRKGADVNKKTINGKHALHACAESGDLEAMKILLRHNARMDADSFGITPLLTASSFGHRHIVQYLVNKKDMVSTMDRLNAMELLGATFIGRMQHTATGVQLWKSALDLRYENGILVHPKAGHHLTYPSHEDLNEIITLEQLQAIELDDDAMLLQALLWHTVKSAVYKLVKIDPRNSDSVPLLHFACAPAGHGKGMLMKPIFPCLGVVSLLLEVGADPCATDNQGNTPLHMLACNIENFQAILNALLLAGAHLDASNRLGQTSKSIRASRRLPPWQVNVLRQTSLQCLAAACIKRHGIPYKTILPPKLAQFVDMH from the exons ATGGGTTCAACCGAATGTTCCTTTGTTTGTGTaactcag ATCTTCTCAGTGCAAAAAGTGTCCTGTGTTGAGAAGTCCCAGGAGGGATGGGGTACGTTATTGACCACAGCAGCTACGCTTGGTCACACGAAGTGTTTGAAAATACTTGTTGAGGATTACTATGCGCATCTGGACGAAGTGGTCTCGG GAGGTGGTGCAAAGGATGCCAACCGTTTGTACTATAATCCATTAAGAGTAGCAAGCACATATGGTCACTTCGATATTGTCAAGCTTCTTTTGGAATATGGAATAG ACGTTGATGCGAAAGATAGTAAGGGAATAACTTGTCTAATGATGGCTGCCTATAATCGCCGTCGGAAAATTTTAAAGTACCTCATTAGAAAAGGTGCTGATGTGAACAAAAAGACTATAAACGGGAAACACGCATTGCACGCATGCGCAGAATCCGGAGATCTGGAAGCAATGAAGATATTGCTGAGACACAATGCTCGCATGGACGCTGATAGTTTTG GAATAACACCCTTACTTACTGCTTCTTCTTTTGGACATAGGCACATTGTACAATATCtggtaaataaaaaagatatggtATCCACTATGGATAGACTCAATGCAATGGAGCTTCTTGGAGCTACTTTCATCGGCAGAATGCAACACACAGCCACGGGTGTCCAGCTATGGAAATCTGCATTGGATCTGAG GTACGAAAATGGGATCCTGGTTCACCCAAAGGCTGGGCATCATCTGACATATCCTTCACATGAAGACCTCAACGAAATCATAACCTTAGAGCAATTACAAGCAATAGAATTAGATGATGATGCAATGTTGCTGCAAGCCCTCCTT TGGCACACTGTGAAAAGCGCGGTGTATAAGCTAGTTAAGATCGATCCTAGAAATTCAGATAGTGTGCCGCTTCTCCATTTTGCTTGTGCCCCGGCTGGACACGGCAAGGGTATGTTGATGAAACCTATATTTCCTTGTCTAGGAGTTGTGAGCCTACTGCTTGAAGTTGGCGCTGATCCTTGTGCAACAGATAATCAAGGTAACACACCCCTCCACATGCTTGCATGCAATATAGAGAATTTCCAGGCGATATTGAATGCTCTTTTGCTAGCTGGTGCTCACTTGGATGCTTCAAATCGATTAGGACAGACTTCGAAGTCTATAAGGGCTTCCCGAAGGCTGCCTCCTTGGCAAGTGAATGTTTTACGCCAGACTTCTCTACAATGTCTGGCAGCAGCATGTATTAAAAGACATGGAATCCCCTACAAGACAATCTTACCTCCTAAACTTGCGCAGTTTGTTGACATGCACTAA